Genomic segment of Drosophila ananassae strain 14024-0371.13 chromosome 2L, ASM1763931v2, whole genome shotgun sequence:
CCACAAATGGCTCCATGGTGGCCAAAAAAATGTTCTAACCGATAAGCTTTTGGTTAATTTATTGGCTTTTATTGTGATGGTTTCAAGTGTGTTTTTAACTCTGTTTGTATTTTGTGGTAATCGTTGTTAGTAATTGTATTGGTTGATTTTTAAACCTCAATGTGAGCTTATTAAGTTCAACAATCTTCTTAAAAGTGGCTTTTTTTATAGGTTGAAAAAAAACCGGTAACATGTCGAACTTACCTCATGTCGATTTCGTTGAAAGTGGTAAGCATAGCGGTTGTATTCTGAGCGTCCTTCAAGCGGGCCGCGATCTTTTGCCGCATGCGATTCATCTTAACGCGCTGCTCAGACCGAGTGCCCAGGATCTGGCGCGATCCGTCTGCAGGCGGCACTTTCACTTGAGCCACAGCCGGCTTAACGACGGCTGCTGGCGGGGCCTTCGGGGGCGGACGTGGCGCAGCTgccggcggtggtggtgggggcTTGGCCGCGACTGGCTTGGGTGCTGCAGCCGCAGCCGGTGCTGGCTTGGGAGCTGCAGCCGGCGCAGGGGCAGCGGGCGCTGGGGCAGCAGCTGCTGGAGCTGGTGCTCCGGCCGGCGCCGCACCAGGCTTCATCTTAAAAAGTTCCTGGCCGGGCTTGACAGTGTCGCCATCCTTCACCAAGATTTCGGTGACAGTTCCAGCGAAGGGAGCGGGCACGGGCATTGTCGTCTTGTCGGTCTCGATTTCCATAACAGCCGCGTCGGCAGCAAATGAGTCACCAACCTTGCACGTGAATCTTTTGAACAGTGTTTTGGgttaaattttgaattttgtttgTGTGCTATGTGGTACATACTTGATATCACCTTCAGCAATGGAATCGGCGAACGGCGGCACTTTCACCACCTGCTCTGACCACATGCTAGACGTGGTATGAATGCCTTGCCAGGTTAAAACCCTGTGAAAACGAAAGGAATTCTTCAATAACATGGGGGGGTATTTGAACACGTAAAGCAACAGATTACCGTGGGGCCTCCTGGCAGAGTGCCGTGGCATCTTGACGGAAGAGCTGCTGCCGCTGGGCAACCGATACGGCAACTAACCGGGAATACTGGCGGATGCAACGTTTCAGCTGTGGAATATacagttttttaaattgttgatTGCACAATCGGGTGGCCATTGAAAAGGGGGCAGGCGGATCACGTGCAGCGTGCGTCACAGGTTTTTCATTTTGGAGGCCCGGCAGCTGTGGCTactttttgccattttcttcagaaacgcacgcacacacacacccatgcAATTACATAATCTGATTGTGAAAAGCGAGCAGGGAAGGTGTATGTCGTGGATGTATTGCTCCCAGTCCATATATATATCCGGCTATATATCTGACACCCCCTCCCCGCTGATCGAGCCCCCTCTGGTTTACCTCATGACTCCGCAGGGCTCGCATTCCCAGAGTTTGGGGCAGCCGTCTCGTTACGATCGAAATAATACCCGTCATTGCTGCGGCGGTGTTGCGCGATTTCGGGTTGGCCGGTGCGGGTGGTGGTGGCACTTGTCAATTTGTTAAACACTATCGAATTTAAAACAGAGCTTGTGGCTAAAGCAAAGCAACGTCGATTTCTGCAATCCGCCTCCTTCTTCGCCCCTACAAAAATTATGTCACGAAAACAGATGTTTTGGGACGCCACCTGGCGGAAACGCACGGTAACCTCGGCCGTAAGCCGATATAAATTTTCGGCcgtaatttttaatacaaaagtTTGTCAGGTTAAATAAAACGTACATTTGTTCTAATGAATGACTATGTTATAAAAGCCCCTGCGATAGGGGGAATGcccgttttttatttttatttaaataagttaataaaTGCTATGTCTATGAAATGCATATCAATATAAAGAGATTCGGATAGGTTAGAAGAGAGCCTGGATTGTAaagtggaaaataaatatattttattttatttttaaatgtatttaatttaataaatactttttttaagCACCCGAAGTTTCACATGCCTTAGTACCTTTTTCGCAAAAGCCCGCCAACTTACGAACGGTCACACCACAAACTTTTTGAAGACTGCTACTCAAAAGCGCTCAAAAACGATCGATCAAATCACCCGCTTTCAACATGAGTTCAAAATCCTTTTTCGAAAGTGACGAGGATGCTGCCCAGAGCAACAAATTGTCCAGGAAGGCGAAGGAATCGCCCTTCATGCTAGTGGGTGAGTGAATTTTATTTTCCGGCCATGTACACCACACGCATGTTCACGCGCAAGTTCAGTGGTTCCGTGACGTCACATGGAAATTTTTGGCTAGAGGCTGATgaaatatgtatatgtgttGGATGCCCGCTCGGGGATGTCGGCTAATCTTGACCTTGGCCATGTAATTCACGCATAGAGGTTAATGCCAATTGGCTGTTTTGTCTGTAATTCTGTGATATAACGGTTCAAAATTCGGGTTCCGTCCGCCATCGTTCTGGAAAGTAAATGATGTAACCTTAATTGCAAGTTCACACTGATGCGAAAGCCAATGGAAAGTTATGCATCAGTATTAACacatccgtgacgtcacatTGGCCTCCGTACTTTGTCGCGTGTACGAAATTGCCAGGTGCTTATCTGTGTGGGTTGGTGCGAATATAACAAATACCAGCTGACTCTGGGCAGAGTTGAGTACTTGGCTTTTTCTGGAAACATGTTGCTTtgtttagtttaaaaaaaggCTATTTTTAATCGGAATGATCGTAACGCAAGATCATCGTAAACTACAAAACTTGAACTGCATTAGTGTTTGAGATACAGCCTtgtctgtgtgtgtctgtgcGATGTCTGGCCTTTATCAGCTGACCAACCCAGCCAGCTAGCAACAACAAACtaattatttttactttcgcCCACAGGCATCGCCGGATTTGTGGCGGCCGGAGTGATTGGAGCCTACAAGTACCGGAACCGTGGCACCATGAGCACCAGCGTGTTCCTGATGCAGTTGCGTGTGGCCGCCCAGGGAACCGTGGTCGCTTGCTTGACCGCCGGACTGGCCTATTCGATGACCAAGGAGTACATATTCGACAAGGCTCCCAAGGAGAAGTAATGACGCGTTCCTACTTAGTTAGCTCTAGCATAGTAGTCGTAATTGTTCTCTTGTATCTTGTAAGTCCTTCGCACACAAGACAGTCCAAATTCTGATATCTACCACCTCCTAATTCCCGGaaatattgttttattttttacattgcTTAAGTTGTGTGTCGTCCACCACTATTTCATTGCCAATTTCCTTGTTGTACAACTCATTTCACGTattctctttattttatttttattttagccccAAATCCCTGACTAACTAACTCGATTGAATGTTCGGACTCTCTTCAATTTCCCCCAAACACAATCTCGGGGCGACATATGGAATCCTTAACTCTATTTATTGCACCCGCATAAGCCTAGCGCCGACTTAGACGGTTAGAATCATTGAGGGGCTCGACTCTACCATGTGTTGTTTGGGTCTGGGCCCCCGAGACGAAGATAGATAATATATTGTATACCTGCATATGATTGTGATACTGTATGTTTTTAATTGTACAAGAACGACATCCAAACGAATGCTTTCGAGGACGGTCGAATCGATAAATAAATACCTCTCGCATGATATGATATgatttaataaagaaaatagtctaaagaaaaacaaaactcTATTCATTTTTCTGTAGAATGATTATAGTCCCTTTGGGG
This window contains:
- the LOC6500942 gene encoding HIG1 domain family member 1C, yielding MSSKSFFESDEDAAQSNKLSRKAKESPFMLVGIAGFVAAGVIGAYKYRNRGTMSTSVFLMQLRVAAQGTVVACLTAGLAYSMTKEYIFDKAPKENPKSLTN
- the LOC6499648 gene encoding dihydrolipoyllysine-residue succinyltransferase component of 2-oxoglutarate dehydrogenase complex, mitochondrial, whose amino-acid sequence is MTGIISIVTRRLPQTLGMRALRSHELKRCIRQYSRLVAVSVAQRQQLFRQDATALCQEAPRVLTWQGIHTTSSMWSEQVVKVPPFADSIAEGDIKFTCKVGDSFAADAAVMEIETDKTTMPVPAPFAGTVTEILVKDGDTVKPGQELFKMKPGAAPAGAPAPAAAAPAPAAPAPAAAPKPAPAAAAAPKPVAAKPPPPPPAAAPRPPPKAPPAAVVKPAVAQVKVPPADGSRQILGTRSEQRVKMNRMRQKIAARLKDAQNTTAMLTTFNEIDMSYAMAFRKQHLETFIKKYGIKLGFMSIFSKACAYALQDQPVVNAVIDGTDIVYRDYVDISVAVATPRGLVVPVIRNVESMNYADIEIALAGLADKAKRDAITVEDMDGGTFTISNGGVFGSLMGTPIINPPQSAILGMHGIFDRPIAVKGEVKVRPMMYIALTYDHRIIDGREAVLLLRKIKAAVENPAIIVAGL